In the Bacillus amyloliquefaciens DSM 7 = ATCC 23350 genome, GGGTGGCGGAGCTTTTTCTTTTGAAATTTATGAAACTTTAAGTTCTTAAGATCGTATACATAACTGACAGGATGAAAGAAAAGAGGTGGGCAAATGAAAGTGATGATCGGGTCTATCATTCTTCTTGTCATTATCGGATTCGGTTTATGGCTGATGCTGAGTCCTATCTTTAAACAAGTGGGAAGCAAAGCCAAAAAATTCAAAAAGTCATGGGAGGAAGAAGATCAGCATGAGCGAAAATAAGCGGAGAAACACAAAAAAAATACTCGGCGGTGTGATAATAGGCGCAGCCCTTTTGATTGCGGGCGTTACAGCGTCACTATTCATTGAAAAAATACCGAATGGTTATGTCGGGGTTGTATATTCACCGAACGGCGGGGTAAAATCCGAAACATTGGACCAAGGCTGGCACTTAGTCGGTTTATTTAATAAAGTAACGGAATATCCGGTGCGTATGCAGACAGTGAATAATGAAAATATAAAAGTGGCAACTTCAGACGGTAAAAATATTGAAATGGATATCGCTTACAACTATGTCGTTCAGCCTGACAAAGTAGTGGATCTGTTTAACAAATTCGGAGCGGTAGACGTTGAAACGATTGAAAATACATATTTAAAAACAAGGCTGTGGGACGCGGCGCGAAAATCAATCAGCAAATACTCGGTTATTGACACATACGGGCAAAAATCTGCGGAAGCAGCTGCAGATGTTCAAAAAAGGTTTGCTGATGATATGAAGAATCTCGGATTTTTAATTGATGATCTGACGCTTGGCGTACCGAAGCCGGATAAAGCCACACAGGAAGCCATTGATGCAAGGGTGAAGTCTTCACAGGAGCTTGAACGGACACAAACTGAAATTAAAATAGCCGAAGCCGA is a window encoding:
- a CDS encoding prohibitin family protein, with translation MSENKRRNTKKILGGVIIGAALLIAGVTASLFIEKIPNGYVGVVYSPNGGVKSETLDQGWHLVGLFNKVTEYPVRMQTVNNENIKVATSDGKNIEMDIAYNYVVQPDKVVDLFNKFGAVDVETIENTYLKTRLWDAARKSISKYSVIDTYGQKSAEAAADVQKRFADDMKNLGFLIDDLTLGVPKPDKATQEAIDARVKSSQELERTQTEIKIAEAEAKKKKIEAEGIADYNEIIKKSMSDEMIKYKWIEKWDGKTPKATGTDSLLQLPLDEQKQK